The genomic stretch CAATAACCTTATTCAGGGGAAAATCTTCGATATAGCTTATGGTGTTATTGCCATAGAGAACCACCTGCAGCCCTTGTGTTCTATCTACTGTAACATGATCGAGCTGTACAGCCGTTCAGAATCAGCTTTCGCAATGCCACCACCAAACAACTATACTACAACCTTATTCATCTCTATACTCTAGCCTATCTATCAAGCAGAAGATGGTGATCATGGTCTGATATCAGACGAGGTCTGTGGCTCCGAGTAGCTGGGTCTAGCATGTGTACTCGCGACCTATGCGATCTTCACTCCCACCCGGATGACATGAGATACTCAACATACTGGCGTACAAAGGTCACTGTATGCGCCAGATATGCGTGCTGTGTGCTCACTtacactgtcaagtattcTATGTCAAAGGTACTCCTATACTTCACGACCTACTTTACTATGAGGGAGATAGGGGTCTTGTGACAGATTTAGTCCTTGTCTGTACTTCTTCAAGACTCAGCATATGTGGCGTACTCGCTCACAACTTTTTCAAGTCACGGGCATATTGCGTTTGACCATTGCAATCACTCAGCATGTCTCGCGTACTTGACATGATCCATTGATATCTCTATATTGAAGCACACCCCTCCCTATGTTTTCCATCAATCTATTCACGATGGCACGATGGAACAATTCAGCCATTGAGGGCACTCGAGTCTTGGGTGTATAAAAAGCCTCGAAACGACCATTGTTCACCATTAAGATCGCATAGCCGCGCTATATATATTCTATACACTCATTCTCATATTCCAGCTCGAGTCCTCCATCCCTTCCAAGATCGTCACTCGACAAAATGACAGACTCCGATTACCACCACCATGCACACGAGAAGAAGCCTTTGACCTTCTTCGCCTCCCCACTTGCCAGCGACGAGCATCTCGATGACGCCATGCAGCACCAACCTTCCTCCCGTAACAGCAGCGGAAACGACGATGAAAAGAACCCACACCATGACCCCGAAGCCGCCCTCCCCCCTCCGTCGACCTCACTACCCAGACCCACCACTCCACCCCCACTTTCCACCGCCACGCAGAAGCCACAACCCAAGAGCTCTTCTTTGACCTCTATAAGCTCTCCCCCGATCACCGCCTACCTCCACCTCCACTCCACTAACAACCCTCACTAGTCTTCGTCGCAAACCTCACAACATTCACCTCCCTCAAAGAAATAAACGACTCCGCCTCCCTCCGCGCCTACATCGGTTTCTTCGCCCTCCTCTGGCTAACCTGGTACTCAAACTCCCTCTACCACGTACGTTTCACCGCCGACTGCATCTTCGAGCGGATAGCAAAAGCGCTTCACTTCGGCGTCATGATTGGTTTCGCCGTTGTGGGACCTGCATGGGAACCTGGGAAACCGTCGTATTCGCTCCAGAAATACCAGGTTTTGTCCTTCATACTTATGGTTAGTAGATTGGTTCTTGCGGCCCAGTATGATATGACGCTTTACTTTGTACGCCGGTATAAAGATACGATATTGCCGTTGGGTCTGGTGGTTGCGAGTACGCTGACGGCGGCGGTGCTGTATGGGGGCATTACGGCGGCGTTGCCAGCGGAACAGTGCGATGTTGTAAGAGAGGTGTGTAAGCCGTTCCAGACGCGGATTCATGTGGCGTGGTATATTATCAGTATCGCGGAGATTGTTGTGACGGTGGGTATAAGTTGTCATTGGCGAGTCATCTCGTTCAAAGGAACGCATATACAGCAGCGAACGAGTTTGCTTACCTTGATTGTACTAGGCGAGGGGATTATTGTCATCTGCAAGGCTGTGTCAAAATTGGTCAAGATTGGGAGTTATTTTGATAGTAGGGTTACGGGACAGATTGTTGCGGGACAGATTGTTGCGGGACAGATTGTTGCGGGTGTGGTTATTATTGGTAAGTCCTGGCTATATCCCCTACCGCAATTGATTTTCTGGTTCCAGGCTAACACTTCGAATAGACCTCCTTTACATGCTCTACTTTGACCGCATGCACGAAGACCACTTCGGCACCATAAAACAGCAAATCTGGGCCTCCCTCCACTTTTTCCTCCACATCATGCTTGTGCTCGTGCTACAAGGCATATCCTACCTAATAATGTGGGTTGTCGCCCTCCTGCGTCTGGACCGCCTCGACACCCGCTTCCGCACCATCGAAGCTGCCTCCGTCGCCTTCTCCTACCCCAACGGCACCGACTTCGCTAACACGCTCCGCAAAAACATCGATACCTATCTCTGGAACACTGTTCCCAAGGGAGTTGACGCAAGTAAAGCCCTGGGGGTCTGGAATGCCAGTTTAACAACCCTGGCGCAGGGGTATGATGGTATGTTGCACGATAGAAAGAATATGAGTGCGGTGGCAGTCATGAAGCAGAGTTTGAATATAGCGGAGAGTATGGCGATTCAGACTATGTTTGATAGTTTGGGTGTGTCTGTGCCGAAGGATGAGGCGGGGTATGCGGACGTTGTACCGGATAAAGCGAAGGCGCTTGATAAGATGGACCTTCTGAAGAAGTATGAGAAGAGGTTTGAATTGGCGTTTGATTATGTTTTTCTTTCGGTAGGTTTTCTTCTTTCCTTTACcaccagactccgcaacaatcaatcgattgacatgattgattcctatataggttaaagaattacttcattaggcagcctttaacctagataggaatcaatcatgccgatccgattgattgttgcggagtctgttTACCACGCCTACCATCTGGATACCGGAGCTAACTTGCCCATTTAGGCTGGCCTTGCTCTTACTTTCATAGCATATATCGCGTTCCTCTCTCTACAACAGGAAAGACGCCATCTGTGTGAGTACCTTCGCCTCCTTGTCATGCTCGTCACTGGCTTCACTATTTGCCTCATCTGTCTCGTCACCACAAACAAGAAAGAGCAAAAGGTGTACATGGAGAGTGCGTGGATGCTGCCGACAATTTGTATCTTGTTCTTTCTTTGTGTGGTGGCGAGGCATATAAGGAGGCCGAAGTGGATGAAGAGGGAGAAGGCGGAGTAGAACAAGTGAGATACACAGAGAAATGATGCTAGTTCGAGAAGCATACATCGGACGTTGAGATGGGGTAGATAACGCTTGGCGGCTATTCTGCATACACGAAGATAGCGGATGTAGCCGGATCCCTTCTTCAGACATGATCTCGGTATAAATAGCCGTGGGCTTGTACCTATGTGGCAAGTTCATACATTTCGTGGCTATCCCCATTCCGGAAGACCTTCATCAGTAATACCCCCGTCCCGCTCTCCGGAAAAAAAGTGTTGGCAGTGACGATCCGATCAACGACAACCTTTAGATGCTGTTGTTCCTGCCAGGCGCTACAGTTCCCGCAATGCTCTGCCTTTTTTACTAAGCACTTTCGTTCTCGCAAGGCCCCCTTATTCTCACTAGGATATGTCGCCCTTACTAGGCACTATGATTCTCGCGCGGCGCTGTTGTTCTTACCAGCCGCTGCGGAAGCTGAAAAGGTACTTGACCGAGGTAGCCACACGACCATGAGTCGTGTCTACGAGAAACATCGCTAATATTCCGCGGTGTATCTGGTAACCTGCAGGAAAGGTGCTTTAATTGGTGGTATATCTGGGAGAAGGCAGCCGGTAAAGTCCTGTAGGCGTGTGTTTGCATTTTGACGGCGTTATGGAGGTTTAAAAGGTGATAGTTGCGCCGCAAATGCGAAATGAGGCCGGATGGCGCATTGACCCGGACCGCGTATTACGCCGTAGACTACGGACCACGATTATGGGCGGTCTCACCTGTCATCATTTGTCAAATTGAGGTTGCAATACTATTGGTGGAAGCTTTGACATGTTGTATTGGAAGGGCAGAAGGTAGAGCGAAGTTCAAAGCGTTCGAAATAGCGGTGTGCTAGAAAAGGTTGTGAATACACTCTAGGAAGAAATCTATATGAAATCCAGCAGCAATGCGAATCCGAAAGCTCCGCTAGCAGACGGAAACATCAAGAAAAGCTTTTGGTGCCAAGTGTGGAGAAATCGTGAGCTTGTATTTATTTCTCCGCTGGACTCAGGCATAAAACACGACAGTGGTAGTACCCGAAGCTTGGGCTCATACCTAAACCGTGGACTCGGACAGATCTAAACTGATTCATCTATTCATCCATATCTGAACCAGATTAGTGGGGTGCAGATAGGGTTAGCATGACTTTGTTCAATGTTGATAAGAAGGGCGTCCTCCAACGCCCATTTCCTTCATTCTCCTCATCCCCAACTCAACCCTCCACCTGACAAATACCACCCGATTTTCAACACTATCACCATGCAGATTCAAGCAATCGTACTCGCCTTGGTCGCCACGACCTACGCTACGGTAAGCATCTTTCTTTGAGAGAGCATTTCCAGAGACTGATACTTGAGATCCAAGTCATGCTACAAGCACCAGGAAAAGTTCCTCCCGAGCCACGCCGAAGTGCATGCTGGCGGTACCACAACCGAAGACTGGTCGTACTGCCCAGACGAAAACGGATGTTGCTCGGATGGTAAGACGTTTTACCGCTGCAAGAACGTAAGTCGTGCTCCTTCTCTGTCTTTGGGAGCGATGCGCTAACGATGTGCAGTTCTGTGCAGCTGGTAGTTCCTGCACTATTTTTGCTACCGGGTCTTCTTGCTAGGGCTGTGTCAAGTGGACAAAAAGTTCGCATTGTTGGAGACATGTAGATAAAGTTAATGGATTTATATTTCGACAGATAAATTAGTGTTTCAGTACAAGCAACTAATTGTTCTTGTACAACCACGTGGCAATCGCACTTCATGTCCCTAATTGAGTGCAGCCGTGGAAACCGCCCGCCGCCTTTCTAATCTCCTATCACAGTTAGCCGCACACGCTAATAGAACGATCGCAGAAATCACAAACAATCTCCTTGGCCGTCTACAGACCACCTTTCAAGCGGCTTACGATATTCCAAGTAATGGCGCACCACCTTCCTGACATCTTACGGCAGCGCTGAAGATATGTAGGAACAATCCACCGCGTTACGACGGCCACCCCCTTGAAGATGGCCTCCACAATCAGAACATTCCGCTTCCTTATTGCGTCGCAAATTATGCGCCTTCACGGCACACTGATTGCCAACGCCACCCCAACACAGCCGTTTTAGCTAGAATCAGCTGTACAGTCTCCAATAATTACCAAGCACTACACGGGCGAAGAAAATCTGTTCCTTGTCGCAGCATCTCTCTCGGAAAAGATTATGAAGAATCACCCTTACCAAGACGGAAACAAAAGAACGGCACTTCTCGCTGCAGACATGTTTCTCAAGATCAACGGCTACGAACTCCAGCCAGTTCCTGCACAGCCAGGTACGATGACGAAGAAACTCGAACAAGCGCTTGTCGCGGCGTGTACGAATGAGTGGACGGCAGAAGACTTGGGGAAGTTCTATAAAAGGGATGGCAAAAGAGGTGCACATGTAGATTACATGTCCTTCAATCTTTCAAGTGCCCCTCCGATTCGTGGTATAATGGTACTAGccatttccgcaaactcGGCTATCTTATATCAGCATGCGGGGAATGAGAGTGTGGGAACTTGGCTGAGTACCATCTGCAGTTCCGTCCAGGGCGATTGTGTGATTCACGCCAAAGAGGTACAGGGTTGCTGAACTTGTGTTCGCAGTGGATTGACGAGGTAGCTGTTGAGGAATAACGAGGCGGGGGCAACTAGGGGAAGAGTCTACCGAGCAGGATGTCAGCAGTATACAGCCGGGTATAGTATAGTGTGACGGCTACCAAGGGCAAAGTGCTAAGTATCGTGGAAGTAGGTCAATGCGAACCTATCCGGAGGGTTCGAAGGAGCCAATGGGTTACCTGCGAGGCTGCGACTGGCCTATAGAGCATAGCCGATCTCTGCAGGAATTAAGACATAAGCTTCTCCTGGGTCCCCAATTGCGATAACGACTTTCTTGTTAACAAATGTACCCTCTGGGCTTGGTTTCGCAAACGTTGCCGTCGTGCTATGGTACCATCTTGCAGCTGCGGCGCGAGAGCGTCGATCGATTACCGCAGGGAGAGGTCTTGGTGGGTTGAAAGTGGAAATCGCAGTTCGCACAATCGTGATTCGGAATCCGGCAAACATCGCTTAATAGGGTTTGGAGAAACAAGGGTCATCTCGGAGAAAAGTGTCGTGTAAGCACAGTTGTGGAGGAAAGAACGGCAATAGGTGGATGCGGCCCGCTGGACTTACTGTAAGTGGATGAGTGTTCATTGCACGTGATTGTTCTTGCTCGGATGCAGTTCGCCAAGCCCGCCCGCCCCGAAAGGAGGCGGTCCATCCACTCCGCTGAGTCCGCTCCCCATCCCGCCAGCTATCCCCACAAGCTTGCGAGCCGCGACGGCAGCGTGTGTTTGTGGCTGGGCTATCTGAATCCACATTCCCGTCATGTGTCCTTGCGTTTGTTGTGCGTTTCTCCGATCGATGCATCACCGTTCGCAGTGGCCCTGGCTGCTGACACCGACACCATCTCCACATCTGGGCCACGGCCCGTTGAGCTGCCCTGATACGACCCCGGAAGGAACAACACGAACGCGGGTGGCGGATCTTACCACATTCCGTCATTAGCGCTCTTCACGCCTTGCAAAAGTCATCACGAGCAGGAATAGGAGTGAGCGAGACGACATGCACGACGAAAGAAGAAAGAGTGTGATTACTTCCTCCGTCTACCTATCTAACGTCCTTCCCTGTGTGCTGGGACACCCGCTGTGCTGGGACAAATGAGGGGTACTTTGACCTTCAACACCTCGTTTTATTCTTACACCCTAATAATTGCTGTAAGTTTGTATTTGCTATATGCTAGAGCTATTCATAAACTTATCTTACTCCTTCTGACTAAAAATTACATTGCTATTGCCGCTCTTTTTACGAAAGTTACAAGCAGCCTTCTTTGCGTGCATAATAGTGTCGGTGTTGCGGTGGAGTGAACAGTGCGCATGTGCGgagaattgaaggattgaactgaggttgtattgtacaagctatggaaagtttatgtagaTGGGTGACGTCAACCGTGCTAGTCCCAAATAGGCATCGTTCCATTACAAATGTGAGTTGCGACTgcaggagagaccccaaaccgtgacagTCGGTTTACTGTAATACTATATAGAAGCTCCTAGCGTCTAGAACACTTCTAGAAGATTGTGGTTATGTCCTAGAGACCTTGCGACAGCGCGGTGAGTTACGTTTAGCCTCGTGGCGCCTACAACGCCTATGTTCATGCAAGATCGCAGTCGTGGTCGGTACCTCGGCTCACAACAAGCGGCCCCATGTGCCTCACGTAATCATCTCCGCGTAATCTATTTAGCAGGTATCAGAACCGTGGCTTAGCTCTAGCGGGTCAGAGCGTAAAAACTCTAACGCAAAGGGCGTCATTAAGGAAGATTGCTAACAAGACCTGTATCTTATAGAGACTACATTTATACTGCGCTGTAAAGTCTATACTATGTTTACAGTAAAGCGAGTCTATTAACGCACAACGCTAGGAAATCCTGAGGAGAACTACACGACCAGATCCAAGCCCTAGACAAGCTATGCCCTCGCGTACTGCGGTCGTCTTTGATCGATATTCCGGCGGAAGCCATAGGAAGCGTTGCTGGTTGCGCAATATCCACTGATCCTGCACTAGAATGTAGGAGGACTGCGACTGCGGCCTAGAGAGCGATGTGAAAACAGAAGTTTGATGCAAAGGAATGTCGCCTTTATTCGTGTGAAGGGCATGGCCATCTGGCGAGAAAACAATATAAGAAATATCCTTGAAATGGAGATCGAGCGTGCTGCGACGCGTCCCTGTCGCCGCCTCCCACAGTCGTACTGTCTTGTTCCAGGATGCCGATGCGACTAGCTGCCCGTCTGGCGAGAAGGCCACCGCCCTGACCCAGCCGGAATGGCCTTCGAGCGTGCTGCGACACGTTCCTGTCCACGCCTCCCACAGCCTTATCTTGTCAGAAGATGCCGACGCGACTAGCTGCCCGTCTGGCGAGAAGACCACCGCTCTGACACACAAGGAATGGCCCTCGAGCGTGCTGCGACACGTTCCTGTCCCTGCCTCCCACAGCCGTACTGTCTTGTCAGAAGATGCCGACGCGACTAGCTGCCCGTCTGGCGAGAAGACCACCGCCGTGACCAAGTCGGAATGTCCCTCGAGTGTACTCCGACACGTCCCTGTCCCTGCCTCCCACAGCCGTACTGTCGTGTCGCGAGATATCGACGCGACCAGCTGCCCGTCTGGCGAGAAGGCCACCGCCGTGACCAAGTCGGAATGGCCCTCGAGCATGCTGCGACACGTTCCTGTCCCGGCCTCTCACAGTCGTACTGTCTTGTCCCAAGATGTGGACGCAATTAGCTGCCCGTCTGGCGAGAAGGCCACCGCCGTGACTACGTTGCAATGTCCCTCGAGCGTACTCCGACACGTTCCTGTCCCTGCCTCCCACAGCCGTACTGTGCTGTCTTCAGATGCTGACGCGACTAGCTGCCCGTCTGGCGAGAAGGCCACCGCCGTGACATAAGAGGAATGGCCTTCGAGCGTGCTGCGACACGCGTCCCAACCTGCTTCTTTCATAGACAGCATCTTGACCTTTTCTGGCACTTGGCTCACGAAAGTTTGTCGTATTAGGCTCCTCTCTGGTGCGAACACTACCGCGGAGCAATAGATCTGCAGCGGCGCATCTGCGAGCACAGACTGAAACCGCAGCACGAACCGCTTAGCGTCGTGAAGAAAGACTGAAACTAGGCTTACAGATAGCTGTGTTGCACATTAGCAGAGTAGTAGCAAGGTGTTTTGTAAAAATCTTACGCCGGTAAGTGCTTGAAGGCTGTCGAGCAAGTCGATGCATCTGCTCGATTCTCTCATAAGGCTCATGGCTTCGAGCCAACAAAAAAGGTGGTGCTGCAGAAATAGGTGCGTCGCGTCTCCGTCAACGATACCTTGCCCACTCTGCTTGAGGTGATCGACCCAGTAACGACACGCATATTGAAGATCAGGTGACAGACTACTAGCAATTGTCTGTTCATCTATCTCGCTCCTTAGCACTCCGGGGCCTGAGAGGCCGCACATGTCCTGACGAAGACCGCTTGATTGAGACATGAGCTCGAGGCAGCGAAATGCGAGCTCCCTATGTGTGCCCTTCTCATCCACCCAAAACGGGCTCTTTCCTTGTTTTGGGGGGTCAACAAGGAACTCGCGAAAGGACAAGTGCAGTAGCCTAATAGGAACGTCCTTCTTACTAGGAACACTAAGAACGGAGTGCAAGCCTTTTAACCGATGTTGGACTTGTGTTTGTGGGACTTGAAGAAGGCGTGCAAGAGACACGACAGAGAGAGGGCTCTCTAGGATAACTATGCTTCCTACAAGTTCACTAAATGCCTGAAGCCACGGTTCTTTGTCCCTTTCCTCTTTCCCGATAAGCAGTTGGTGCAATACCAGGGAGTAGAGTTGATCAAGCGGTGAAAGAATGAACTTCGGATTATGCACGACGTTGTTTAAATACTCTTCTGGATCGCTGAAGTCTGCGCCAATATATCGACATACGGTGGCAGCGTAGATGAACAGCGGTACAGAAAGCTCTACAAGAGCCTGAATCTGGTTTTGGGTCGGCCAGCCTGCAGACAATATATGCTCCTTGCGTATCACACAGAGCTCATGCTCTAGGAAGAGACGAATGTCGTGTTCAATCGTGCTCCTTGGTACTTCGTGAAGGACTAGGTCCTGGTATATGCCGTTCGGCATCTCCTTGAAGCCCAGGCGGATGTGGAGCTCTGGCCGGCTAGTCACCACGATCCGCAGCTGCACTAGTCGAATGTCTTTTGTCCGAGCAAGTAGCTGAAGGATCGCTCTGATGTCGGCTTCTCGCTCACATTCGTCTAGCGCGTCAATCACGACAACACGCGCCAAGGCCCGCGAACGAGCCTGCTTTATCCCCAAGAGTGGCTGCAGGATCAG from Pyrenophora tritici-repentis strain M4 chromosome 1, whole genome shotgun sequence encodes the following:
- a CDS encoding DUF1421 domain containing protein, producing MTDSDYHHHAHEKKPLTFFASPLASDEHLDDAMQHQPSSLFVANLTTFTSLKEINDSASLRAYIGFFALLWLTWYSNSLYHVRFTADCIFERIAKALHFGVMIGFAVVGPAWEPGKPSYSLQKYQVLSFILMVSRLVLAAQYDMTLYFVRRYKDTILPLGLVVASTLTAAVLYGGITAALPAEQCDVVREVCEGIIVICKAVSKLVKIGSYFDSRVTGQIVAGQIVAGQIVAGVVIIDLLYMLYFDRMHEDHFGTIKQQIWASLHFFLHIMLVLVLQGISYLIMWVVALLRLDRLDTRFRTIEAASVAFSYPNGTDFANTLRKNIDTYLWNTVPKGVDASKALGVWNASLTTLAQGYDGMLHDRKNMSAVAVMKQSLNIAESMAIQTMFDSLGVSVPKDEAGYADVVPDKAKALDKMDLLKKYEKRFELAFDYVFLSAGLALTFIAYIAFLSLQQERRHLCEYLRLLVMLVTGFTICLICLVTTNKKEQKVYMESAWMLPTICILFFLCVVARHIRRPKWMKREKAE
- a CDS encoding Granulin domain containing protein; translated protein: MQIQAIVLALVATTYATSCYKHQEKFLPSHAEVHAGGTTTEDWSYCPDENGCCSDGKTFYRCKNLVVPALFLLPGLLARAVSSGQKVRIVGDM